The Carassius carassius chromosome 34, fCarCar2.1, whole genome shotgun sequence genome has a segment encoding these proteins:
- the adamts13 gene encoding A disintegrin and metalloproteinase with thrombospondin motifs 13 isoform X2, whose product MWSNMRTLIWLFLVPCLLKTTALLISQCTLQKDFLESLRPQDLFYYFDTISIKSVPHFELVWVNCSRNESFRGLWRCLFHSDGESFELGQHTDEQHVSCPMSLETVINSTVSVVKKREDMCCEQLKLLRPAHTRTLLPICQGKLQGLIQSGERRLNIRPVLQKHIDHLKELTMDFPSGVPHLLLTHTLPVRTRLKQPKSQFRLRRTPLGSEVTHLELAVVVGPDVYDVHRQDTERYILTNLNIASELLRDVTLGANIRVHLVRMVILTEPEPDIQISENITSSLKSVCEWGQKVNPYADTDPLHADLLLYITRFDLVLPNGNKLVRGVTQLGGVCSSQWNCVITEDTGFDLGITIAHEIGHSFGINHDGIDNTCSSSGFMMASDGGYNSVDLTWSQCSRAQLHNFFSAGKAECVKDVPILGGSVQDWRPGLFYGVDDQCRIAFGSSATACSFTNGDMATCRVLSCHINPRDRSSCTRLLVPLLDGTECGPSQWCSKGRCVSPSTLGSSMMVHGSWSSWSEFSVCSRTCGGGITYRRRQCNNPRPAFGGTLCKGQDTEAELCNQQPCESTQLEFMSQQCSATDQQPLLVSPGSSSVYTWIPAVGHSSGDAQCKLMCRSREQDFMVSRGSQFIDGTRCKAAHPVSRGSISACLGGKCQLFGCDGIMHSGKVEDVCGVCGGNGSSCQLNSNTYSGGEAGEYVTFVRLPLNASQVHVINTKPVFTHLAVLLNDKYVVSGDGSPGLSITYPSPLEKSPIIYNLFLTPDHLPQNEELTISGPITDKIHIQVFRKYGQEYGDLTTPNISYQYYSSEAVSVERAAEGRWSSVISACSVTCGTGIQRISQHCVDVLTHKRLEDELCRSPPPQSLDQLLPCFQPDCPPSWDVGEFGPCSAPCGVGERVRSVTCVQKQGTVKVELPDSDCTLDSKPQTTETCNPQICPARWQVSEPAECSAVCGPGEAQRTVSCVRSHHGSDSEVNQNLCSEPKPTEHVPCVVDICPVGWDSRRELIRTDTHIMPRSRMVPVYVWSPVIGQCSKTCGNGSQQVWFSCVDHQSRLEVPEFLCDRTSKPEMYAQPCSLSICPATWRYIQGPCSVSCGGGVAKRVLYCSQMMQGGDGNTDLVVGESACQSVARPSEVVECNTEACPARWQAGEQSVCSVSCGMGVAVRSVRCVQSEGGVERVVEKERCDPGNKPPVTAPCFTQVCSFHWDVHEWSECSVSCGDGIQSRTVSCMGPSSPHPVSPFLCLHLPKPITIQACYSPDCSSAQTSTPEPSSTHMQSEPWRGEGTWRTTPAPDVMKSTMSSTTDPPQTS is encoded by the exons ATGTGGTCAAACATGAGAACTCTGATCTGGCTCTTTCTGGTTCCATGCCTGTTAAAAACAACAGCTCTACTGATTTCACAATGCACTTTGCAGAAG GATTTTTTAGAGTCACTGAGACctcaagatttattttattattttgatactATTTCCATTAAATCAG TGCCTCACTTTGAGCTGGTGTGGGTGAATTGCTCAAGGAATGAGTCTTTCAGAGGGCTATGGAGGTGCTTGTTTCACAGCGATGGTGAGAGCTTTGAGCTGGGTCAACACACAGATGAACAACACGTGTCCTGTCCCATGAGTCTGGAGACGGTGATCAACTCAACCGTCAGCGTGGTGAAGAAAAGGGAGGATATGTGCTGCGAGCAGCTGAAGTTACTGAGACCAGCGCATACAAGGACTCTTCTCCCCATCTGCCAAGGCAAATTA CAAGGTCTGATTCAGTCAGGGGAGAGGAGGCTGAATATTCGGCCGGTGCTTCAAAAACACATAGACCATCTGAAGGAGCTTACTATGGATTTCCCTTCTGGTGTACCTCACCTGCTATTAACCCACACATTACCAGTGAGGACACGTCTTAAACAGCCTAAGA GTCAGTTCAGGTTACGGAGGACACctctggggtcagaggtcacacatCTGGAGCTAGCAGTGGTGGTGGGTCCAGATGTCTATGATGTTCATAGGCAAGACACTGAGAGATACATCCTAACCAACCTCAACatc GCCTCTGAGCTTCTTAGAGATGTTACTCTCGGTGCCAATATAAGAGTTCATCTCGTCCGTATGGTCATTCTCACAGAGCCAGAG CCAGACATCCAGATCTCCGAAAACATCACCTCTTCACTAAAAAGTGTGTGCGAGTGGGGTCAGAAGGTCAACCCTTATGCTGACACTGACCCTTTACATGCCGATCTGCTGTTATACATTACCAG GTTTGATCTGGTGTTACCCAATGGGAATAAGCTTGTGAGAGGTGTGACCCAGCTGGGCGGAGTCTGCTCCTCTCAGTGGAACTGTGTGATTACAGAGGATACAGGCTTTGATCTGGGCATCACCATCGCTCATGAGATTGGTCACAG TTTTGGCATAAATCATGATGGAATAGACAACACATGCAGCTCCAGTGGGTTTATGATGGCATCTGATGGGGGATATAACAGTGTTGATCTCACATGGTCCCAGTGCAGCAGAGCTCAGCTCCACAACTTCTTCAG TGCTGGGAAGGCGGAGTGTGTGAAGGACGTGCCGATACTGGGTGGTTCAGTGCAGGACTGGAGGCCTGGTCTCTTCTACGGAGTGGATGATCAGTGTCGTATAGCGTTTGGCAGCTCGGCTACTGCTTGCTCTTTCACTAATGGTGATATG GCAACCTGTCGTGTTTTGTCCTGCCATATCAACCCTCGTGACCGTAGCTCATGTACTCGTCTCCTTGTTCCACTTTTGGACGGGACGGAGTGTGGGCCCAGTCAG TGGTGTTCAAAGGGCCGGTGTGTGTCTCCTTCTACTTTGGGTTCCTCCATGATGGTTCACGGTTCATGGTCTTCATGGTCTGAATTTTCTGTCTGCTCAAGAACATGCGGAGGAGGCATCACTTACCGCAGGAGACAGTGCAACAACCCCAG GCCAGCCTTTGGTGGTACCTTGTGTAAAGGACAGGACACAGAAGCTGAACTTTGTAATCAGCAG CCCTGTGAGTCGACTCAGCTGGAGTTCATGTCTCAGCAGTGCTCAGCCACAGACCAGCAGCCTCTGTTAGTGTCTCCAGGCTCCAGCTCAGTCTACACCTGGATCCCTGCTGTCGGCCACAGCTCAG GTGATGCTCAGTGTAAACTGATGTGTCGCTCTCGTGAGCAGGACTTCATGGTGAGTCGTGGGTCTCAGTTCATCGATGGGACACGGTGTAAAGCTGCTCATCCTGTATCACGTGGTTCCATTTCTGCCTGTCTGGGTGGAAAGTGTCAG CTGTTTGGCTGTGATGGAATAATGCATTCTGGGAAGGTGGAAgatgtgtgtggagtgtgtggggGCAATGGCTCCTCCTGTCAGCTCAACTCAAACACATATTCAGGCGGAGAAGCCGGAG AGTATGTCACATTCGTCAGGCTTCCTCTGAACGCCTCTCAGGTTCATGTGATTAACACAAAGCCAGTTTTTACACATCTTG CGGTGCTGTTAAATGATAAATATGTGGTGTCTGGAGATGGAAGCCCAGGCTTGAGCATCACATACCCCTCACCTCTGGAGAAGAGCCCCATAATCTATAACCTGTTCCTCACACCGGACCACCTGCCTCAAAATGAGGAGCTCACGATCTCTGGACCAATCACAGACAAAATCCACATACAG GTGTTTCGGAAATACGGGCAAGAGTATGGAGACCTTACCACCCCAAACATCTCATACCAGTACTACTCTTCTGAAGCTGTTTCAGTGGAGAGAGCTGCTGAAGGCAGATGGTCCTCTGTCATATCTGCCTGCTCAGTGACCTGCGGCACAG GCATTCAGAGAATCAGTCAGCACTGTGTGGATGTGCTCACACACAAGCGTCTGGAAGATGAGCTCTGTAGGAGTCCACCCCCTCAATCACTAGATCAGCTGCTGCCCTGTTTCCAGCCCGACTGTCCACCCAG CTGGGATGTCGGTGAGTTTGGGCCCTGCAGCGCCCCCTGTGGCGTGGGAGAGCGAGTGCGCTCTGTCACATGTGTTCAGAAGCAGGGTACGGTGAAAGTGGAGCTGCCTGACTCAGACTGTACGCTTGACTCGAAACCCCAAACCACTGAGACCTGCAACCCCCAAATCTGTCCTGCCAG ATGGCAGGTGTCGGAGCCTGCCGAGTGTTCGGCTGTGTGTGGACCCGGCGAGGCTCAGAGAACGGTGTCGTGTGTCCGCTCCCATCATGGATCTGACTCTGAGGTTAACCAAAACCTGTGCTCTGAACCCAAACCCACAGAACACGTTCCCTGTGTGGTGGACATTTGTCCTGTCGGCTGGGATTCCCGAAGAGAG CTGATCCGTACAGACACCCACATAATGCCCCGCTCCAGAATGGTACCAGTTTATGTTTGGAGTCCCGTGATTGGCCAGTGCTCAAAGACCTGTGGGAATG GATCACAGCAGGTTTGGTTCTCCTGTGTGGATCACCAATCACGTCTAGAAGTCCCAGAGTTCCTTTGTGATCGTACCAGTAAACCAGAGATGTACGCCCAGCCCTGTAGCCTATCAATATGTCCTGCTAC GTGGCGCTACATACAGGGCCCGTGCAGCGTGTCTTGTGGAGGAGGTGTAGCGAAGAGAGTCCTGTACTGTTCCCAGATGATGCAAGGAGGAGACGGAAACACGGATCTGGTGGTGGGAGAATCTGCTTGTCAGtctgtagccagaccttcagaggTGGTGGAGTGTAACACTGAAGCCTGTCCTGCCAG GTGGCAGGCGGGAGAGCAGTCTGTCTGTTCGGTGTCTTGCGGGATGGGTGTAGCTGTGAGGAGTGTGCGCTGTGTTCAGTCTGAAGGAGGTGTAGAGAGGGTCGTGGAGAAGGAGCGGTGTGACCCAGGAAACAAGCCTCCTGTCACTGCACCATGCTTCACACAAGTCTGTTCTTTCCACTGGGATGTGCATGAATGGAGTGAG TGCTCAGTGTCATGTGGTGATGGGATCCAGTCTCGGACCGTGTCCTGCATGGGCCCATCCAGTCCTCATCCTGTCAGTCCCTTTCTTTGCCTCCACTTGCCAAAACCCATCACCATCCAGGCCTGTTATAGCCCTGACTGTTCCTCAGCTCAGACCTCCACACCGGAGCCCAGCAGCACTCACATGCAGTCAGAGCCCTGGAGAGGAGAGGGGACATGGAGAACCACACCAGCTCCAGATGTGATGAAAAGTACCATGAGCTCAACAACAGACCCACCACAGACCAGTTAG